The Halomonas sp. THAF5a genome segment CCCGCTGGATCGAACGTCCAGTGGGGGCTTCGTCGTGTTATCAGGCGTAGTAGAAACACTCGAAGGTTCGCGGCGCTCGGTGCTGCTATTTAAACGAACGCTTGACTGGCCGCCGGTGAGTGGATATTTTCAAACACATGTTTGAAAGCGGTTGCCGCCGCTGCTTGCGCCCGAACCTCAGGAGAGACGAGATGCCCGACTACCAGGCCCCCCTGCGCGACCTGCGCTTCGTGATGGATGAGATGCTCGACTACCCGGCCCACTACGCGCGTCTGCCCGGGGGCGAGGAGGCCACCCCCGATGTGGTGGGCGCCATCCTGGAGGAGGGCGCGCGATTCGCCCGCGAGGTGCTGCTGCCGCTGAACCAGAGCGGCGACCGCGAGGGCTGCCTGATGGAGGGCGGCGAGGTCAAGGCCCCCAAGGGCTTCAAGGAAGCCTACGCCCAGTACGTGGCGGGCGGCTGGCCGGGGCTCGCCGCAGAGGCGGAGCACGGCGGACAGGGCCTGCCGGCCTCGCTCGGCATGGCGCTCAACGAGATGATCTGCGCCACCAACCTGGCCTGGGGCATGTACCCGGGGCTCTCCCACGGCGCTGCCGACGCCCTGCGCCATCACGGCAGCGAGGCGCAGAAGGCCACCTATCTGACCAGGCTGGTCGAGGGCACCTGGACCGGCACCATGTGCCTGACCGAGCCCCACTGCGGTACCGACCTGGGGTTGATCAAGACCCGCGCCGTGCCGAATGACGACGGTAGCCATGCGATCACCGGCACCAAGATCTTCATCTCCGCCGGGGAGCACAACCTGGCCGAGAACATCGTCCACCTGGTGCTGGCCAAGCTGCCGGATGCTCCGGAGGGCTCCAAGGGCATCTCGCTGTTCGTGGTGCCCAAGTTCCTGCCGAACGAGGCGGGCGAGCCCGGCGAGCGCAACGGCGTCGCCTGCGGCTCGCTGGAGCACAAGATGGGCATCCACGGCAACGCCACCTGCGTGATGAACTTCGACGCCGCCCGGGGCTTCCTGGTGGGTGCGCCCCACCAGGGCCTGGCCTGCATGTTCACCATGATGAACGCCGCGCGCATCGGCGTGGGCATCCAGGGGCTCGGCCTCACCGAGGCGAGCTTCCAGAACTCCCTGGCCTACGCCCGCGACCGCCTGCAGATGCGCGCGCTGGCCGGTGCGAAGGCCCCGGAGAAGCCCGCCGACCCGATCATCGTCCACCCGGACGTGCGCCGCATGCTGCTGACCCAGAAGGCCTTCGCCGAGGGCGGGCGGATGCTGACGCTATACACCGCGCAGATGATTGACCTGGTCGAGCAGGGGAGCGACCCCGCCGAGAGGGAGCGCGCCGAGACCCTGCTCGGCCTGCTGACGCCCATCGTCAAGGCCTTCCTGACCGAGGTCGGCTTCGAGGCCACCAACGAGGGGGTGCAGGTCTTCGGCGGCCACGGTTTCATCCAGGAGTGGGGCATGGAGCAGCTGGTGCGCGACGCACGCATCACCCGCCTCTACGAGGGCACCACCGGCATCCAGGCCCTCGACCTGCTCGGTCGCAAGGTGCTGATGAGCCAGGGCGAGACCCTCAAGGTCTTCACCAGGGAGATCCACCGCTTCTGCCAGGCCGAGGAGGGCAACCCCGAGCTCGCCGAGTTCGTGCGTCCCCTGGCCAAGCTGAACCGGGAGTGGGGCGAGCTGACCATGGGCGTGGGCATGAAGGCCATGAGTGAGCGCGAGGAGGTCGGCGCGGCCAGCGTCGACTACCTGATGTACTCTGGCTACGTGACCCTGGCCTACCTCTTCGCTCGGGCCGCCAGGCAGGCCCGAGCCGCCCTGGCCGAGGGCGGCGACGAGGCCGCCTTCTACCGCGCCAAGCTCGATACCGCGCGCTTCTATTACCAGCGCCTGCTGCCGCGCACCCGCGCCCACCAGGCCGCCATCGAAGCGGGAGGCGAGTCGCTGATGGCGATCGGCGCCGAGGACTTCGGCCTGGGCTTTGAAACCTGAGTTTCAATACCTGATTCAGGATCTCTCGCGATCGGGCACCGCTCGATCCCTCTGCGGCGGGCCTCGGCCCGCCGCTCTTTTTTGCAGGAGGCGCTCGGCCCGGATCGGCCGGCGGTGTCGCGTGATCGCCGCCTGGCGTTGTCCTGTCGCCAAGGGCATGATGGCGCCAGGCTCGTCGCCCCGCCGCCGGACCGCCGGCTCACCGTTCCGCCATCCCCCGAGGCGTGCCAGGCACGCAAGGAGATCGCCATGCCCCGCCCGAACCGCTTGCACCAACTGCTCTGTGTGATGCGTCGACACGATGGCCGCCTCGGCGGGCCGGCGCTCGCCGAGGCGCTCGGCATTCCCCTGCGCACCCTCTATCAGGATATCGCGGCGCTGCGGGCGCTGGGGGTCGAGATCGCCAGCGACCCCGGCGTCGGCTACGTGCTCGCGCCCGGGGTGCTGGTGCCGCCCCTTAACCTGAGTCAGGCGCAGTTCGAGGCGCTCGCGCAAGGGCTCGACCGCGTGCGCAACGCCCCCGAGGAGCCGCTCTCGCGGCCGGCCGGCGAGGTGCTGGCGTGCCTCGCCGAGGCCCTGCCCGAGGTGATGTCGGACGACCTGGACGTGCCTGAGACGCGCGCTGCCTCCCCGGGACAGCCCGCGTCCGAGGCCGCGCCCCGCGAGCTGATCTTCTACACCAACCCGCTCTCTCGGGGCGGCATCGTCCACTGGATGCTCGAGGAGCTCGGCGTCTCCTATCGGACCGTGGTGCTCGAGTACGGCACCACGATGAAGTCGCCGGACTACCTGGCGCTCAACCCCATGGGCAAGGTGCCGGCGATCCGCCACGGCGACGCCGTGGTCACCGAGGCCGCCGCGATCTGCACCTACCTCGCCGACGCCTTTCCCGAGGCCGGGCTGGCACCGCCGCCCACCGAGCGGGCCGACTACTATCGCTGGCTGTTCCTCGCCGCCGGACCGTTGGAGGCCGCCCTGGGGCTCGGTGCGCTGGGCGTGCATCCCACGCCCGAGCAGCAGATGCAGCTCGGCTGCGGCGATGTCTGGTCGGTGCTCGACACCCTCTCCGCCGCGGTCGCCGGGCGTCGCTATATCGCCGGCGATCGCTTCAGTGCGGCGGACGTCTACGTCGGCTCCCACCTCGGCTGGGGCATGCACTTCGGCACGATCCCGCGGCGGCCCGAATTCGAGGCCTACTGGGCGGGCCTGAGGGACCGGCCGGCACGCGCTCGCTGCGAGGCGTTCATCGAGCAGGCCCGCTCGCCGCTGGCCTGATGACGGGGCGCAGCGTGTTCTTCCGGCCGCTGCGCCGCCACGGCCACCTGGCCCTGGCGGCGCTGGTGCTGCTGGGCTGGTCGCTTTCGGGCGAGGGTGTCGCCGGCATGCTCTTCGTGCCGATCTGGGTGCTGGCCACCCAGCTGATCGTGGCCGGCAGCCTCGAGGCCTCCCGGCTGCGGCGGCGGGCCTGGCTCGGCCAGTACCTGCGCGACGACTCCCCCTGGCGGCGCTGGCTCGCGGGCGGGGTGCTGATGGTGCTGCGCCACCAGTTCGTCGGCGCTCTGCTCGCCCTGGTGCTGCTGGTCGACCTGCGGCTGCTCGCCCTGGCGGAGTGGCCGCTGCTGCTCGCCGCGCTGCCGGTCATGGTGCTGGCCAGGCACCGGCTGCGGCGGCGGCTATCGCGCCATGTCGTGGCCGAGCACCTGCCGGCGGTGACCCGGCGACTGCTCGTGATGCCCATCTCCGCGCTGCTGGCCCTGGCGATGGTGCTGGCGGCGCTCTGGCTGCCCCAGCCGTGGCTGGTCGGGCTCGTTTGGGAGGAGGCGATCACCCGCCACCTGGTGGTCGGCGAGGGCGGAGGGCTGCTCGGCGTCTTCGAGCGGCTGGCCGAGAGCGCCGAGCTCACCCGGCAGTGGGCCATGCAGAACGCCGTGGAGCGTTTTGCCCTCGCCACGCCCCTGGCGGTGCTGGGCTGGCTGGTGCTGCTGCTCACCCAGGGCGCCGTCGCCTGGGCCTACGTGCGTTTGCTGGTGGGCGCCGAGGCGCTGCGCCGCGAGGGCCGTTCGCTTCGCAGGAAGCCGTCGGGCGAGCCGGCGCCGACCGCCGATCGGGAGACGCGACCATGAACATGACCGACTAGGCCGTGAGCCCGAAAGCCGAGCGCGCCCCGATGCGTGCCAGCCGCCGGCGCGGCTGGGTGCTCTCGGCCCTGGTGGTGCTCCTGCTGCTGGCGGCCTTCGAGGCCGGCCATCGCCTGCTCGAAGCGCACAGCCAGGCGCCGCTCTACCGGGTGATCGTCGCGGGAGAGTCCCTGACCCTGGAGGCCGAGGATCACGCCGCCTTCACCCGCGATCTCGAGCGGCTCGCCGACGAGGCCGAGGCAGCGCTGGCCGCCCGCATGGCGCCCTGGACCGAGGCGCGCCTGGCCAAGGCCTTCGCGCCGCTCGAGGCGGCGGTACCGAGCTACCTCGACTGGTACTTCTCGCTGGGCGGCAGCACCCTGCGCCTGGCGATGGGGCTGGCGGACGATCAGGCCGCCTGGTTCGCGACCCAGCGCCGGAAGCGGCTGATCGAGGCGAGCGGCATCGAGGCGGCCCTGGCCGAACTCCAGGCGGCGCACGCGGCGCGGCTCGCCCGCGAGCAGCGGGCCCTGGCGGAGGCGATGAGCGCGACCCTGCTCGAACGCTACGCGCCTCGAAACGTTACCGACGCGAAGACGCCGGCAGTGGCGCCGCCACCCTTCGACCTGGACGACCGGATGGACGAAGCGCTGCTGACCACGCTCGACGCCCGCCGCTGGCAGGCCGCCGCGCTGGGAGGCAGCGGCATCGGGCTGATGGCAGGGCGGCCCCTGGCGCGCAGGCTGGCGGCCGGGACCCTGGGGCAGGGCGGCCGGATGGCGCTGCGCGCCCTGGCGACGCGGCTGGGCGCCGGGGCCGTCCGCTCGCTCGCCAGTGGCGGGGCCGCGGCGGCGGTAACGGCGCCCACCGGTCCCGGCGCTTTGATGGTGGGCGCGGCGACCACCGTCACGGGGATCGCGGGGATGGTCGGCGGCGAGTTCGCCCTGCTGAAGCTGCAGGAGGCGCGCCAGCGCCCGGCCCTCGAGGCCCGGCTGCTGGAGGGCATCGAGGAGGCCCGTCGCGACGCCGCGGGCGCGCTCGGTCTCGCCGTGTCGGCCGCCGCCGCGCGGCTGGGGGAGGGGCTGGAAGCGCCTGCCGGGCAGGGCGAGCGCGCTGCGGGCGAAGCGCGTCCCGAGGCCTATCGCATCCTCGAACGACTCGGCCTCACGGCGGCGTCCGGCGCCCGAGCCCAGGCGCCGGGGTTGGAGCAGTGACTCAGACCCCGTGCAGGCGGCGATGCAGGGCGTGGACCCGCTCGGCGAGCTCCGGCTCCGGCCCCTCGACCGTCGCGCTCGGCACGATCTCCTGGATCGGCAGGGTGTTCACGGGCGGCGGGGCGACGCCCATCTCCTTGAGCCAGCCGACGAGCTGCTCGGAGGAGCTGGCGTAGACGATGCGCCCCAGCCCCACCCAGCCGTGGGCGGCCGCGCACATCGGGCAGTGCTCGCCCGAGGTGTAGACGGTGGCCCGGGCGCGCTCCTCGGGAGGCAGGTTCTCCGCGGCCCAGCGGGCCAGGAAGAACTCCGGGTGCTGGGTGGCATCGCCGCCGGCCACGTGGTTGTGGTCCTCGACCAGCACCGCACCGTCGCCGCTCACCAGCACCGAGCCGAAGGGCTCGTCGCCGGCCTCCAGGGCCTCCTCGGCCAGCTCCACGCAGCGTTCGAGGTGCCGCTTGTCGGTTTCGCTGATCATCGTCGTTCCCTCCTTCGACGGTGGCGTGTCTTCTCATCATACGACCCGCCGGGGGCGTTT includes the following:
- a CDS encoding glutathione S-transferase N-terminal domain-containing protein yields the protein MPRPNRLHQLLCVMRRHDGRLGGPALAEALGIPLRTLYQDIAALRALGVEIASDPGVGYVLAPGVLVPPLNLSQAQFEALAQGLDRVRNAPEEPLSRPAGEVLACLAEALPEVMSDDLDVPETRAASPGQPASEAAPRELIFYTNPLSRGGIVHWMLEELGVSYRTVVLEYGTTMKSPDYLALNPMGKVPAIRHGDAVVTEAAAICTYLADAFPEAGLAPPPTERADYYRWLFLAAGPLEAALGLGALGVHPTPEQQMQLGCGDVWSVLDTLSAAVAGRRYIAGDRFSAADVYVGSHLGWGMHFGTIPRRPEFEAYWAGLRDRPARARCEAFIEQARSPLA
- a CDS encoding acyl-CoA dehydrogenase C-terminal domain-containing protein, whose protein sequence is MPDYQAPLRDLRFVMDEMLDYPAHYARLPGGEEATPDVVGAILEEGARFAREVLLPLNQSGDREGCLMEGGEVKAPKGFKEAYAQYVAGGWPGLAAEAEHGGQGLPASLGMALNEMICATNLAWGMYPGLSHGAADALRHHGSEAQKATYLTRLVEGTWTGTMCLTEPHCGTDLGLIKTRAVPNDDGSHAITGTKIFISAGEHNLAENIVHLVLAKLPDAPEGSKGISLFVVPKFLPNEAGEPGERNGVACGSLEHKMGIHGNATCVMNFDAARGFLVGAPHQGLACMFTMMNAARIGVGIQGLGLTEASFQNSLAYARDRLQMRALAGAKAPEKPADPIIVHPDVRRMLLTQKAFAEGGRMLTLYTAQMIDLVEQGSDPAERERAETLLGLLTPIVKAFLTEVGFEATNEGVQVFGGHGFIQEWGMEQLVRDARITRLYEGTTGIQALDLLGRKVLMSQGETLKVFTREIHRFCQAEEGNPELAEFVRPLAKLNREWGELTMGVGMKAMSEREEVGAASVDYLMYSGYVTLAYLFARAARQARAALAEGGDEAAFYRAKLDTARFYYQRLLPRTRAHQAAIEAGGESLMAIGAEDFGLGFET
- a CDS encoding nucleoside deaminase, with the translated sequence MISETDKRHLERCVELAEEALEAGDEPFGSVLVSGDGAVLVEDHNHVAGGDATQHPEFFLARWAAENLPPEERARATVYTSGEHCPMCAAAHGWVGLGRIVYASSSEQLVGWLKEMGVAPPPVNTLPIQEIVPSATVEGPEPELAERVHALHRRLHGV